The proteins below are encoded in one region of Primulina huaijiensis isolate GDHJ02 unplaced genomic scaffold, ASM1229523v2 scaffold38229, whole genome shotgun sequence:
- the LOC140968869 gene encoding cyclic nucleotide-gated ion channel 4-like, which translates to MASHVRERISHTDVGNETDSYSEEEVDDEEVEEEVNQEVEQDINPDCCKSFIGCNGRRRHEGWFWGNVLDPRARWVQEWNRIFLLVSAAGLFVDPLFFYALSVSENCMCLFVDGWFAVTVTVLRTATDALHLWNMWLQLKMNLRSTGVPPRRSDSQLHDVNTTTTRSIASKYLKGKKGFFLDLFVILPLPQMVMWVAIPKMLDKGSTTVVMTVLLVTFIFQYVPKIYHSVCLLRRMQNLSGYIFGTIWWGIALNMIAYFVASHAVGACWYLLGIQRAAKCLKEQCMVTKDCNLRMMACQQPIYYGTTNLITDRARFIWGENTNARSTCLQNYDNFAYGAYKWTVQLIANENRLEKIMFPIFWGLMTLSTFGNLESTTDWLELVFIIIVLTTGLILVTMLIGNIKVFLHATTSKKQAMQLKMRNIEWWMRKRQLPVSFRQRVRNYERQRWAAVRGVDECEMTRNLPEGLRRDIKYHLCLDLVRQVPLFQHMDNLVLENICDRVKSLIFTKGETITREGDPVQRMIFIVRGHLQSSQVLRDGVKSFCMLGPGNFSGDELLSWCLRRPFIERLPPSSSTLVTLETTEAFGLEADDVKYVTQHFRYTFVNEKVKRSARYYSPGWRTWAAVAIQLAWRRYKHRLTLTSLSFIRPRRPLSRSSSLGEDRLRLYTALLTSPKPNQDDFNF; encoded by the exons ATGGCGAGCCATGTGCGAGAACGGATTAGTCATACCGATGTCGGCAACGAGACTGATTCTTATTCCGAAGAAGAAGTAGATGATGAAGAGGTGGAGGAGGAGGTGAACCAAGAGGTGGAGCAAGACATCAATCCAGACTGTTGTAAAAGCTTTATCGGCTGCAATGGGCGGCGACGTCATGAGGGGTGGTTCTGGGGCAACGTTTTGGACCCTAGGGCAAgatgggttcaagaatggaACAGAATATTCCTCCTGGTGTCCGCCGCTGGCTTGTTCGTGGATCCGCTTTTCTTCTACGCCCTTTCAGTAAGCGAGAACTGCATGTGCCTCTTCGTTGACGGGTGGTTCGCTGTCACAGTCACCGTTCTCCGCACCGCCACCGATGCCTTGCACTTGTGGAACATGTGGCTGCAGCTCAAGATGAACCTTCGCAGCACCGGGGTCCCCCCTAGGAGGAGTGACTCCCAGTTGCATGATGTCAACACCACCACCACTCGATCCATCGCGTCGAAATATTTGAAGGGTAAAAAGGGTTTCTTCCTGGATCTATTCGTCATCCTTCCATTGCCACAG ATGGTAATGTGGGTGGCGATCCCCAAGATGTTGGATAAAGGATCAACAACGGTGGTGATGACAGTACTATTAGTAACATTTATCTTCCAGTATGTGCCCAAAATCTACCATTCGGTTTGCCTGTTGCGACGCATGCAGAATCTGTCCGGCTATATTTTCGGAACTATTTGGTGGGGCATTGCTCTCAACATGATTGCGTATTTTGTGGCATCTCAT GCTGTTGGAGCATGCTGGTACTTGCTAGGCATACAAAGGGCCGCAAAGTGCTTGAAGGAGCAATGCATGGTTACAAAAGACTGCAACCTCAGAATGATGGCTTGCCAACAACCCATTTATTATGGAACAACAAATTTGATAACGGATAGAGCACGATTCATATGGGGCGAAAACACTAACGCAAGATCCACTTGCCTCCAAAACTATGACAATTTCGCCTACGGAGCTTATAAATGGACGGTTCAGCTCATTGCGAATGAGAATCGTTTGGAGAAGATAATGTTTCCAATCTTCTGGGGTCTCATGACTCTCAG TACATTTGGGAATTTGGAGAGCACTACGGATTGGCTAGAACTTGTTTTTATCATCATTGTGCTTACCACTGGTCTAATTCTGGTCACAATGTTGATCGGTAACATCAAG GTGTTCCTGCATGCGACCACGTCAAAGAAACAAGCAATGCAACTGAAGATGAGGAACATAGAGTGGTGGATGAGAAAGAGACAACTGCCAGTGTCGTTTAGGCAAAGGGTGAGGAACTACGAAAGGCAACGTTGGGCAGCAGTGCGCGGAGTAGATGAATGCGAGATGACTCGAAATCTGCCTGAAGGACTAAGGAGAGACATCAAATATCATCTGTGTTTAGATTTAGTTAGACag GTCCCTTTGTTCCAGCACATGGATAACTTGGTCCTGGAGAATATCTGTGATCGGGTCAAGTCCCTCATATTCACAAAAGGAGAAACT ATAACACGAGAAGGAGATCCGGTTCAACGGATGATATTCATAGTAAGAGGTCATCTCCAAAGCAGCCAAGTTCTGCGCGACGGCGTAAAGAGTTTCTGCATGTTAGGCCCAGGAAACTTCAGTGGAGATGAGCTCCTCTCATGGTGTCTACGAAGGCCCTTCATCGAAAGGCTTCCACCATCTTCATCTACACTCGTGACTCTCGAAACAACCGAAGCTTTTGGGCTCGAAGCGGATGATGTAAAGTATGTGACCCAACATTTTCGGTACACATTTGTGAATGAAAAAGTTAAGAGAAGTGCTCGTTACTACTCTCCTGGATGGAGAACATGGGCAGCTGTGGCCATTCAATTGGCCTGGAGGAGATATAAGCATCGGCTGACGCTTACATCTCTTTCGTTTATTAGGCCGAGGAGGCCATTGTCTAGGAGCTCTTCGCTTGGCGAGGACAGGCTCAGGCTTTACACGGCGCTGTTAACCTCGCCTAAGCCGAATCAGgatgattttaatttctaa